The following coding sequences are from one Sander lucioperca isolate FBNREF2018 chromosome 2, SLUC_FBN_1.2, whole genome shotgun sequence window:
- the susd2 gene encoding sushi domain-containing protein 2 isoform X2 — MRAHLRETILLCGFILLCSSKTAGQTCKGKCGDVLEECSCHATCVSLQNCCADYNQSCFQVTPHSSSMLGGRALRILSLVLHPGGSLFCRFKGEIEQEGFIDAEGHAYCISPLLYETGWIPFTVSTDGIHFDRSGEYLSVHPSKADPAFEVTLVNATQWLNYGTPNMEGRLTMTWNSSLIGAEKVNIELWGYREFNGSTEAGANGSSSLQAELSYLYSLGRNLSNTGAFSFIPEASKDFSDWELGNIRITASSKSDGARDVQGLWSGGHVLAWHLEQAFRDDSAAWARNKCLQWDVLEKKLPNFLDELIDCPCTLAQARADTGRFHTDYSCDIERGSVCTYHPGSVHCVRAIQASSTHGSGQQCCYDRTGALVLTGDSTGGSTPDRAHDWGSPPYREPPRVPGYSHWLYDVMSFYYCCLWSDHCSIYFNLRPSSGCRNYQPPRAGVVLGDPHFITFDGLSFTFNGKGEFYLVYSPDRELSVQARTEQVKLKNGTLAKATWLSSVAMKEKASDLIEVRLAEGHLQVLRNQKVLPFTEQRWMDLHGVFVFAPSLQNVTVIFLSGAAMEVRVHEGAMAVTVLLPTEFTNHTQGLLGLMNSDPSDDLLTQLGEIISPAEATPEEIFTFGAGWNISKKSSLFTYDSTYLLDTYYFPPSHDHTFVPAFSQPERPDDPLVADTLTICVGEGAKFCKYDTLTTRSLTMGNATLRAYQNHLALIKALEPVVSCGWLLTPRNGMKNGTHYLEGNTLSFTCNKGFILHGSTERTCLVDGTWTGKQPYCITDSPEMEE, encoded by the exons ATGAGAGCACACTTGAGAGAGACCATTTTGCTCTGTGGATTTATTCTTCTTTGCTCATCTAAAACAGCTG gtcaAACATGCAAAGGAAAGTGTGGAGATGTATTGGAGGAATGCTCCTGCCATGCAACCTGTGTGTCTTTGCAGAATTGCTGTGCAGACTACAATCAGTCCTGTTTCCAGGTGACGCCTCACTCCAGCTCCATGCTGGGTGGAAGAGCTCTCAGGATCCTCAGTTTGGTCCTTCATCCTGGTGGGAGCCTTTTCTGCAG GTTCAAAGGTGAGATTGAACAAGAAGGATTTATTGATGCTGAAGGCCACGCCTACTGCATCTCTCCTTTATTGTACGAGACAGGTTGGATTCCATTTACCGTCTCAACAGACGGAATACATTTTGACAGATCTGGAGAGTACTTGTCAG TCCACCCTAGTAAAGCAGACCCTGCCTTTGAAGTCACCCTGGTGAATGCAACACAGTGGCTGAACTACGGCACGCCAAACATGGAAGGACGGCTTACAATGACATGGAACAGCTCTTTGATTGGAGCAGAGAAGGtcaacatagagctgtggggtTACAGAGAATTCAACGGGAGCACAGAGGCCGGGGCGAATGGATCATCCTCTCTGCAGGCCGAGTTGAGCTATCTATACTCTCTGGGCAGGAATCTGTCCAACACTGGTGCCTTCAGCTTTATCCCTGAGGCCTCAAAGGACTTCTCTGATTGGGAGTTGGGGAATATCCGCATCACTGCTAGTTCTAAGTCAGATGGAGCAAG GGATGTACAGGGGCTCTGGAGTGGAGGTCATGTCTTAGCCTGGCACCTGGAGCAGGCTTTCAGAGATGACTCTGCAGCCTGGGCCAGGAACAAGTGTCTGCAGTGGGACGTCCTGGAGAAGAAGCTGCCCAACTTCCTGGATGAGCTCATTGACTGTCCTTGCACTCTGGCACAGGCCCGAGCAGACACAGGCAGGTTTCAT ACTGACTATAGTTGTGACATTGAGAGGGGCAGTGTGTGCACTTATCATCCAGGTAGTGTCCACTGCGTCAGAGCAATTCAGGCCAG TTCTACGCATGGATCGGGGCAACAGTGCTGCTATGACCGCACAGGCGCTCTGGTGCTGACGGGAGACTCGACCGGTGGCAGCACCCCAGACAGGGCTCACGACTGGGGCTCACCTCCATACAGGGAGCCCCCACGGGTGCCGGGGTACTCCCACTGGCTTTACGATGTCATGAGTTTCTACTATTGCTGCCTGTGGTCTGACCACTGCAGCATCTACTTCAACCTTCGACCTTCTAGCGGGTGCCGCAACTACCAGCCCCCAAGAGCTG GTGTTGTCCTCGGGGATCCACATTTCATAACGTTCGACGGCCTCAGCTTCACTTTCAATGGCAAAGGAGAGTTCTACCTTGTGTATTCGCCAGACAGAGAGCTGAGTGTTCAGGCCAGAACAGAACAGGTGAAACTTAAGAAC GGTACCTTGGCCAAAGCCACATGGCTTTCATCCGTGGCTATGAAGGAGAAAGCCTCTGATCTCATCGAGGTGCGTCTAGCAGAGGGCCACCTTCAGGTGCTAAGGAACCAAAAGGTCCTACCTTTCACCGAGCAAAGATGGATGGACCTACACG GAGTATTTGTGTTCGCCCCCAGTCTTCAGAATGTGACAGTAATCTTCCTCTCTGGAGCTGCCATGGAGGTTCGTGTGCATGAAGGAGCCATGGCAGTGACCGTCCTGCTTCCAACGGAGTTTACCAACCACACTCAGGGTCTCCTCGGTCTGATGAACTCTGACCCATCAGATGACCTGTTGACCCAACTAGGAGAGATCATCTCCCCAGCCGAGGCCACGCCCGAAGAGATCTTCACTTTTGGAGCTGGAT GGAACATTTCAAAGAAGTCTTCCCTTTTCACATATGACTCCACGTACCTTTTGGATACCTACTATTTCCCACCAAGCCATGATCATACTTTTGTTCCTGCCTTTTCTCAACCTGAGAGACCTGATGACCCTCTGGTGGCAGACACCTTGACAATATGTGTTGGAGAAGGAGCTAAGTTCTGTAAATATGATACCCTGACCACTCGAAGCCTCACAATGGGAAATGCCACACTCAGGGCCTACCAAAATCATCTGGCCCTAATAAAAGCTCTGGAGCCAG TGGTGTCCTGTGGCTGGCTTCTCACACCCAGGAATGGGATGAAGAATGGGACACATTACCTAGAGGGGAACACTCTGAGCTTCACCTGCAATAAAGGCTTCATACTGCACGGTTCAACTGAGCGCACTTGTCTGGTTGATGGGACCTGGACAGGAAAGCAACCCTACTGTATAACAG ATTCCCCTGAGATGGAGGAGTAA
- the susd2 gene encoding sushi domain-containing protein 2 isoform X1, whose translation MRAHLRETILLCGFILLCSSKTAGQTCKGKCGDVLEECSCHATCVSLQNCCADYNQSCFQVTPHSSSMLGGRALRILSLVLHPGGSLFCRFKGEIEQEGFIDAEGHAYCISPLLYETGWIPFTVSTDGIHFDRSGEYLSVHPSKADPAFEVTLVNATQWLNYGTPNMEGRLTMTWNSSLIGAEKVNIELWGYREFNGSTEAGANGSSSLQAELSYLYSLGRNLSNTGAFSFIPEASKDFSDWELGNIRITASSKSDGARDVQGLWSGGHVLAWHLEQAFRDDSAAWARNKCLQWDVLEKKLPNFLDELIDCPCTLAQARADTGRFHTDYSCDIERGSVCTYHPGSVHCVRAIQASSTHGSGQQCCYDRTGALVLTGDSTGGSTPDRAHDWGSPPYREPPRVPGYSHWLYDVMSFYYCCLWSDHCSIYFNLRPSSGCRNYQPPRAGVVLGDPHFITFDGLSFTFNGKGEFYLVYSPDRELSVQARTEQVKLKNGTLAKATWLSSVAMKEKASDLIEVRLAEGHLQVLRNQKVLPFTEQRWMDLHGVFVFAPSLQNVTVIFLSGAAMEVRVHEGAMAVTVLLPTEFTNHTQGLLGLMNSDPSDDLLTQLGEIISPAEATPEEIFTFGAGWNISKKSSLFTYDSTYLLDTYYFPPSHDHTFVPAFSQPERPDDPLVADTLTICVGEGAKFCKYDTLTTRSLTMGNATLRAYQNHLALIKALEPVVSCGWLLTPRNGMKNGTHYLEGNTLSFTCNKGFILHGSTERTCLVDGTWTGKQPYCITDNYVGFALGAVGSLSALVTMGVMIYLHNKKQDREKKEDQMVTQEQTC comes from the exons ATGAGAGCACACTTGAGAGAGACCATTTTGCTCTGTGGATTTATTCTTCTTTGCTCATCTAAAACAGCTG gtcaAACATGCAAAGGAAAGTGTGGAGATGTATTGGAGGAATGCTCCTGCCATGCAACCTGTGTGTCTTTGCAGAATTGCTGTGCAGACTACAATCAGTCCTGTTTCCAGGTGACGCCTCACTCCAGCTCCATGCTGGGTGGAAGAGCTCTCAGGATCCTCAGTTTGGTCCTTCATCCTGGTGGGAGCCTTTTCTGCAG GTTCAAAGGTGAGATTGAACAAGAAGGATTTATTGATGCTGAAGGCCACGCCTACTGCATCTCTCCTTTATTGTACGAGACAGGTTGGATTCCATTTACCGTCTCAACAGACGGAATACATTTTGACAGATCTGGAGAGTACTTGTCAG TCCACCCTAGTAAAGCAGACCCTGCCTTTGAAGTCACCCTGGTGAATGCAACACAGTGGCTGAACTACGGCACGCCAAACATGGAAGGACGGCTTACAATGACATGGAACAGCTCTTTGATTGGAGCAGAGAAGGtcaacatagagctgtggggtTACAGAGAATTCAACGGGAGCACAGAGGCCGGGGCGAATGGATCATCCTCTCTGCAGGCCGAGTTGAGCTATCTATACTCTCTGGGCAGGAATCTGTCCAACACTGGTGCCTTCAGCTTTATCCCTGAGGCCTCAAAGGACTTCTCTGATTGGGAGTTGGGGAATATCCGCATCACTGCTAGTTCTAAGTCAGATGGAGCAAG GGATGTACAGGGGCTCTGGAGTGGAGGTCATGTCTTAGCCTGGCACCTGGAGCAGGCTTTCAGAGATGACTCTGCAGCCTGGGCCAGGAACAAGTGTCTGCAGTGGGACGTCCTGGAGAAGAAGCTGCCCAACTTCCTGGATGAGCTCATTGACTGTCCTTGCACTCTGGCACAGGCCCGAGCAGACACAGGCAGGTTTCAT ACTGACTATAGTTGTGACATTGAGAGGGGCAGTGTGTGCACTTATCATCCAGGTAGTGTCCACTGCGTCAGAGCAATTCAGGCCAG TTCTACGCATGGATCGGGGCAACAGTGCTGCTATGACCGCACAGGCGCTCTGGTGCTGACGGGAGACTCGACCGGTGGCAGCACCCCAGACAGGGCTCACGACTGGGGCTCACCTCCATACAGGGAGCCCCCACGGGTGCCGGGGTACTCCCACTGGCTTTACGATGTCATGAGTTTCTACTATTGCTGCCTGTGGTCTGACCACTGCAGCATCTACTTCAACCTTCGACCTTCTAGCGGGTGCCGCAACTACCAGCCCCCAAGAGCTG GTGTTGTCCTCGGGGATCCACATTTCATAACGTTCGACGGCCTCAGCTTCACTTTCAATGGCAAAGGAGAGTTCTACCTTGTGTATTCGCCAGACAGAGAGCTGAGTGTTCAGGCCAGAACAGAACAGGTGAAACTTAAGAAC GGTACCTTGGCCAAAGCCACATGGCTTTCATCCGTGGCTATGAAGGAGAAAGCCTCTGATCTCATCGAGGTGCGTCTAGCAGAGGGCCACCTTCAGGTGCTAAGGAACCAAAAGGTCCTACCTTTCACCGAGCAAAGATGGATGGACCTACACG GAGTATTTGTGTTCGCCCCCAGTCTTCAGAATGTGACAGTAATCTTCCTCTCTGGAGCTGCCATGGAGGTTCGTGTGCATGAAGGAGCCATGGCAGTGACCGTCCTGCTTCCAACGGAGTTTACCAACCACACTCAGGGTCTCCTCGGTCTGATGAACTCTGACCCATCAGATGACCTGTTGACCCAACTAGGAGAGATCATCTCCCCAGCCGAGGCCACGCCCGAAGAGATCTTCACTTTTGGAGCTGGAT GGAACATTTCAAAGAAGTCTTCCCTTTTCACATATGACTCCACGTACCTTTTGGATACCTACTATTTCCCACCAAGCCATGATCATACTTTTGTTCCTGCCTTTTCTCAACCTGAGAGACCTGATGACCCTCTGGTGGCAGACACCTTGACAATATGTGTTGGAGAAGGAGCTAAGTTCTGTAAATATGATACCCTGACCACTCGAAGCCTCACAATGGGAAATGCCACACTCAGGGCCTACCAAAATCATCTGGCCCTAATAAAAGCTCTGGAGCCAG TGGTGTCCTGTGGCTGGCTTCTCACACCCAGGAATGGGATGAAGAATGGGACACATTACCTAGAGGGGAACACTCTGAGCTTCACCTGCAATAAAGGCTTCATACTGCACGGTTCAACTGAGCGCACTTGTCTGGTTGATGGGACCTGGACAGGAAAGCAACCCTACTGTATAACAG
- the si:dkey-174n20.1 gene encoding retinol dehydrogenase 14, translating into MYFLYTIIASLVSFFILKWMKKRRYCTDLKRLDGKTVLITGGNSGIGKETAVALATRGARVIIACRDPDKAEKAVREIKFKSHSLNVLYMELDLANLHSVREFCKSFLQREKRLDILINNAGMPSVLDWTDDGFSMCFGVNHLGHFLLTNLLLPRLKECAPSRVVTLTCSSYKYQKLDFQDLNYNLLPFFTYCRSKLANIYFSQEVGRITEGKGVTSYAVHPGFVQSGWTCHYSILFRMLMQVIMWMFFVPCEIGAQTVIYCAVSDEAAKNSGGYFVDCRPATLRPFARDAGVAKKLWEASERLVKLA; encoded by the exons ATGTACTTTCTCTACACAATTATCGCGTCTTTAGTTTCTTTTTTCATATTGAAATGGATGAAAAAGAGGAGGTATTGCACCGACCTGAAAAGACTTGATGGCAAAACAGTCCTTATTACAG GTGGGAATTCTGGCATTGGCAAAGAGACAGCTGTTGCCTTGGCAACGAGAGGCGCCCGTGTCATCATCGCTTGCAGAGACCCGGACAAGGCTGAGAAGGCTGTGAGGGAGATCAAGTTTAAGAGTCACAGCCTTAACGTCCTTTACATGGAGCTGGATTTGGCCAACCTTCACTCTGTGAGGGAATTCTGTAAGAGCTTTctccagagagagaagaggctTGACATCCTGATTAATAATGCAG GCATGCCCAGTGTCCTTGACTGGACGGACGACGGCTTCAGCATGTGTTTTGGCGTCAACCACTTGGGTCACTTCCTCCTAACCAATCTGCTTCTGCCTCGCCTGAAGGAATGTGCCCCTAGCCGCGTGGTCACCCTCACATGTTCTAGCTACAAATACCAGAAACTGGACTTCCAGGACCTCAACTACAACCTGCTGCCCTTCTTCACCTACTGCCGCAGCAAGCTGGCCAACATCTACTTCAGTCAGGAAGTGGGCCGCATCACTGAAGGGAAAGGAGTGACCTCCTATGCTGTGCACCCTG GTTTTGTCCAAAGTGGTTGGACGTGCCACTACTCCATCCTGTTCCGGATGCTGATGCAGGTGATCATGTGGATGTTTTTTGTGCCGTGTGAGATTGGAGCTCAGACTGTCATCTACTGTGCAGTGTCAGATGAAGCTGCCAAAAACAGCGGGGGTTACTTTGTCGACTGCCGACCGGCTACTCTGCGTCCTTTCGCCAGAGACGCTGGTGTGGCAAAAAAATTGTGGGAGGCCAGTGAGAGACTGGTGAAACTGGCTTGA